The Anaerobranca californiensis DSM 14826 genome contains the following window.
CTAGCCTATTTATATCCCTAGCTAAATGTAGATAACCTATTAAAGCTTCAAGGCCTGTTGCATTTTTATATTCCTTCACTGTAGCACTTTTAGGGATAGTGTTCCCTTTTACATTTCTACCCCTCATTGCAATTTGCTTTTCCTTGTCATTCAAAAAAGGAAGGATTTTTAAAAATGCTAAACTCTGGGCCTTAGCTTTGTTATATAAAGTTGCCCTTTTGTGTAATAAATTAGGTTTTACTTTCCCTTGTTTAATTAACATCGACCTAATAAAAGTATCGTAAACGGCATCTCCTACAAAGGCCAAAGCTAAAACAGGCACTTCTTGTTCTAGCTTATTCTTTTCCAACAAACTTCCACCTCACACCATTTTTAGTGTCTTCTAAAATTATTCCCATGCTGAGCAACTGATCCCGAATTTCATCTGCCCTCTTAAAATTTTTGGCCTTTCTAGCTTGTTGCCTTTCTTCAATTAGGTTTTCAATCTCAGAATTTAAATTTTCCTCTTTCTCCCATAATAAGTCAAAGACTTGGTTAATCCTTTCAAAAGCTGCCCGAAGATGTTTTAATACTAATAAATTATTTCTTTCCCTTTGTAGATAAATGTTTATTTCTCTAACTAACTCAAATAATACACTTAAACCATCGGCAGTATTAAAATCGTCATCCATAACTTTAAAATACTTTTCTACCAGCTCATCTGCCTTAGTCAATGTTTCTTGATCAGTAAAATCCAACTCTTGTTCCCTTCCAGAGTTAATTGCGTAATTTAGATTATTATAAGCTGTATTTATTCTTTCTACACTCCTTTGTGCCCCTTGTAATAATTCTTCACTGAAATTGATCGGATTTCTATAGTGACCGGACATTAGAAACAGTCGGATAGCTAAAGGTGAGAATTTTTGCCTTAGATCCCTTACCATTAAACTATTTCCTTCCGATTTGCTCATCTTTTTATTGTCTATCTGTAAAAACCCTACATGGAGCCAGTATTTAGCAAAGGTTTTTCCAGAAAGACCTTCACTTTGGGCTATTTCATTTTCGTGATGGGGAAAAGCCAAATCTTCTCCACCACCATGAATATCAATGGTTTCCCCTAAATGTTTTTTGGACATAGCGGAACATTCAATATGCCATCCTGGCCTGCCTTCTCCCCAAGGGCTTTGCCATTTAGGTTCACCGGGTTTAGCACTTTTCCAAAGGACAAAGTCTAGAGGATTTTTTTTGTTAACATCTACCTCAACCCTAGAACCCACTTCTAATTTATCTAGATTCTGACCAGATAATTTGCCATATTCTTTAAATTTTTCCGTATCAAAGAACACATCTTTTCCACCTATATAAGCTAACCCTTTGTCTATTAACCCTTGGATTATTTTGATAATTTCATCGATAGTTTCCGTTGCCTTAGGATGATAATCGGCATCTTTAATTCTTAATGCTCTAGCATCTTCAAAGTAGTGAATAATCATATCTTCAGCTAGTTCTTTTACTGTTATTCCTAGTTCATTGGCTTTTACAATCAATTTATCGTCTATGTCAGTAAAATTTTGAACATAGGTAACATCATAACCCCTTTGTTTTAAATATTGGCGAATAACGTCAAACATCAGGAAAGTCCTGGCATTACCAATGTGAAAATAATTATAGACAGTAGGACCACATACGTACATTTTTATTTTTCCTGGATTAACAGGCTGCAATTCTTCAACCCTTTTTGTTAAACTGTTATACAATTTAATCATTCATTTTACCTCCCCTTTTGATTTCCCTAATCTCTTTTTGTAATTCATGAATTTGTCTTTGTAGACACAATACCATAACCATCATAGGATCTGGTAAATCGCTGTGATCTAATTCTTTATTTAACTTAACTCCATTATTTATAACAATTTTACCGGGAACCCCTACCACTGTAGAATTTGGAGGGACTTCTTCTAATACTACCGCCCCAGCTCCTATTTTTGAATTTGCTCCTACGGTAAAGGCACCTAACACTTTAGCACCTGCCCCGATAACACAATTTTCTTTTATCGTAGGGTGCCTCTTCCCTTTTTCTTTTCCAGTACCACCTAAAGTTACTCCTTGATAAATTGTTACATTATCCCCTACTTCCGCAGTTTCACCAATTACCACCCCAGAACCGTGATCAATAAAAATCCCTTTTCCTAATTTTGCTCCAGGATGAATTTCAATACCCGTTAGAAAACGGGAAATTTGGGATATAAGCCTAGCTAATACCATAAACTTCCTCTTATATAGTCTATGGGCTATTCTATGGAAAAATAAAGCATGAACCCCTGGATAACATAGAATTATTTCTAAAATATTTTTAGCTGCAGGATCCCTGTCCTTTACTGCTTTTATGTCATTTTTTAGTTCTTTAAACACTGAAATCTCACCTCTTTAGTTCATTATTAAATTTAATATCCCTAGCTTGTTAAAAACAAAAATCGCCCCTAATATATAGAGGCGATTTGCGGTCGCGGTTCCACTCTACTTCAGGCGATAAGCCCATCTTTAAAGCCGATAACGGGGCAAACCGTAAAAACTCAAGGGGTGCAAATCCCTCTCACTGTTTTTTTATATATTTTACCTTTTTGCCATCATATAATCAACTCTTTTTATAACCCTTTCTTTACCCAAAATTGGTATTAAACTATACAGCTCACTGCCATGGGTTTTACCTGTTAAAGCTACCCTTAAAGGCATAAAGACCTTTTTACCCCCTAGACCTAATTCTTTAGTTAAAGATTTTAAAATTTCTTCCACCTTTTCATAAGTTAACTCTTCTGTTTGGATAATTTTTTCTTTAAAGAGATTTATTACTGAATCAACGGTATCTTCCCGTAAAATTTCCCGACATTTTTCATCTTCAAAGTCGATATCATCGTGAAAAATGTCGGCAGTTAAAGGGACAATATCTGACAATACAATCATTTTTTCGCGATAAGTTTCTACGACAAATTCCAACCATGAAGGATCATATTCGTCAATATTAGGAATTTGTTCTTTTAAGAAAGGTTTAACCCTATTTGTTAATTCTTTTATATCCATTTTTTTAATATATACGGAATTCATCCATCTTAATTTTTCCAAATTAAAGACGGCAGGATTTTTAGAAACCCTTTCTAAAGAAAATTCCTTCACTAATTCATCAATTGTAAAAAACTCTTGTTCACCTTCAGGGGCCCAACCTAATAGGGCTAAAAAGTTGATCATTGCTTCAGGTAAATACCCTTTTTCCCTATATTGATCTATACTAGTATCTCCATCCCTCTTGCTCATTTTTTTCTTTTGTTCATTTAAAATAATAGACACATGTCCAAAAACTGGAAGGGGGGCATTAAGGGCTTCATAAATTAAAATCTGCCTTGGGGTATTGGAAAGGTGCTCATCACCTCTAATTACATGGGTAACACCCATAGTAATATCATCAATAACCACAGCAAAATTATAGGTGGGTATACCATCTGATTTAACTATGACAAAATCACCTATACCATCACTTTCAAAGTGGACTAATCCCCTTACCTTATCGTCAACGGTAATTATTTTACCTTGAGGGACTTTAAACCTTATGACGAACTTTCTCCCTTGTCTTTCTAGCTCACTAATTTCCTCAGGAGTTAAATTCCTACACTTTCCGCTATACTTAGGGGTTTCTCCTTTAGCATAAGCAATTTGCCTTTCTTTTTCTATCTCTTCTTCAGTACAAAAACATTTGTAACAGTGACCTTCGGCAAACAACCTATCTAAATAACGTTGATAAATGTCTAATCTTTCTGTTTGGCGATAAGGGCCATTTTCTCCCCCTACCCGTAATCCTTCCTGCCAACTAAGACCTAACCACTCAATACTATCTAATATAGCATCTTCCCAGTGGGCAGAAGATCTGGCTAAATCTGTGTCTTCACTTCTAATTAAAAATATACCGTTATTTTGTTTTGCTAATAAATAATCAAATAGTACGGTTCTAGCTCCTCCAATATGTAAAGGCCCTGTAGGACTAGGGGCGTAACGGACTTTATAAACACTCATTTTTATATACCTCCACTAATAAATTTCATTAAATAATTATACCATATTTTTATTATTGTTCAATTTAATTAATGAAATAGCTTGGGCTGCAATCCCCTCTTGTCTTCCTACAAAACCCAGTTTTTCTGTGGTAGTAGCTTTAATAGTTATGGCTTCTTCATCAATTTTAAGTATAGAAGCAATTTTTTGTTGCATTTTTTTAATATAAGGAGCCATTTTAGGTTTTTCTGCCATAATCACACAATCTATATTTATTATAGAATAACCCCTTTCTTCTAAAAGAGATTTAACTTTTTCTAGTAAAATTAAGCTTGAAATACCTTTAAATTCTTCATTGGTATCAGGAAATATTTTGCCGATATCCCCTAAATTTGCAGGTCCTAGCAAACTATCCATTATAGCATGAACTAAAACATCGGCATCTGAATGGCCTTCTAAACCTTTGTCATAAGGGATTTCCACTCCCCCTATTATAAGTTTTCTGTTATCTACTAATTTATGTACATCAAATCCTAGCCCTACTTTCATACTAAACCCTCCTTTAACAAAAATTCTCCGATAATTAAATCTTGCGGGGTGGTAATCTTAATATTGAATTCATCCCCTATTACTGTTTTTACTTTATACCCAAAGGCTTCCACAAGGGAACTTTCATCGGTAAACCTGTTGAGTTCCTTTTCTACCTTTTTAAATATGGGCAATAATTTAGAAACATAAAAACATTGAGGGGTTTGGGCGGCATAAAGGTCTGTTCTAGGAGGAGTTTTTATGACAGTGTCTTCTTTAACAATTTTTATGGTATCTTTTACCTTTATTACTGGTATTACCCCTATTTCTTTTGGGTTTTCCCGCAAAAATTTTATTAATCTTTCAATTAGGCTTTCATGGATAAATGGGCGGGCTCCGTCGTGGATAAGGACTATATCTTTTCCGTTATTCTGTAAAGTTTTTAAACCGTTATATACCGATTCTCCCCTATTAGAACCTCCATCAACTAGTCTTATAGGTTTTGTAAAGGTTATGTCTTTTAAGATCTCTTTTTTAACAAATTGTTCATCACCTTGAGGAATTACTATAATTATTTCATCTATATTTTTACTTTTTTCAAAAAGTAACACAGTGCGGGCCAACATTGGTTGACCCGCTAATTTTAAATACTGTTTTTTTATATTAGTGCCCATTCTATTACCGCTCCCAGCGGCAACTATAAGTGCAATATTTTTCATCTTTTTCTCCCCTCAACTAACCTGCTTTATCATTGCTTTTAATTTTAGCAAAAATCATCCGACCTGCAGCAGTTTGTAGTACACTAGTCACTAAAACTTCTAAATTTTCCCCTATATATCTTTTACCACCTTCTACTACTATCATAGTCCCATCATCAAGGTAAGCTACTCCTTGACCTGTTTCTTTTCCGTCTTTTACTATTTGTACTAACATTTCTTCCCCAGGCAATACCACTGGCTTGACAGCATTAGCCAATTCATTGATATTTAGTACTGGTACCCCTTGTAATTCACAAACTTTATTGAGATTATAGTCATTGGTGACAACCATTCCCTTTAAGTTTTTGGCCATCTTTACCAATCTACTATCAACTTCTAAACCTTCTGA
Protein-coding sequences here:
- a CDS encoding Mini-ribonuclease 3; the protein is MEKNKLEQEVPVLALAFVGDAVYDTFIRSMLIKQGKVKPNLLHKRATLYNKAKAQSLAFLKILPFLNDKEKQIAMRGRNVKGNTIPKSATVKEYKNATGLEALIGYLHLARDINRLEEIMNTIVDIIEGEGVEMDYES
- the cysS gene encoding cysteine--tRNA ligase — protein: MKLYNSLTKRVEELQPVNPGKIKMYVCGPTVYNYFHIGNARTFLMFDVIRQYLKQRGYDVTYVQNFTDIDDKLIVKANELGITVKELAEDMIIHYFEDARALRIKDADYHPKATETIDEIIKIIQGLIDKGLAYIGGKDVFFDTEKFKEYGKLSGQNLDKLEVGSRVEVDVNKKNPLDFVLWKSAKPGEPKWQSPWGEGRPGWHIECSAMSKKHLGETIDIHGGGEDLAFPHHENEIAQSEGLSGKTFAKYWLHVGFLQIDNKKMSKSEGNSLMVRDLRQKFSPLAIRLFLMSGHYRNPINFSEELLQGAQRSVERINTAYNNLNYAINSGREQELDFTDQETLTKADELVEKYFKVMDDDFNTADGLSVLFELVREINIYLQRERNNLLVLKHLRAAFERINQVFDLLWEKEENLNSEIENLIEERQQARKAKNFKRADEIRDQLLSMGIILEDTKNGVRWKFVGKE
- the cysE gene encoding serine O-acetyltransferase, yielding MFKELKNDIKAVKDRDPAAKNILEIILCYPGVHALFFHRIAHRLYKRKFMVLARLISQISRFLTGIEIHPGAKLGKGIFIDHGSGVVIGETAEVGDNVTIYQGVTLGGTGKEKGKRHPTIKENCVIGAGAKVLGAFTVGANSKIGAGAVVLEEVPPNSTVVGVPGKIVINNGVKLNKELDHSDLPDPMMVMVLCLQRQIHELQKEIREIKRGGKMND
- the gltX gene encoding glutamate--tRNA ligase; the encoded protein is MSVYKVRYAPSPTGPLHIGGARTVLFDYLLAKQNNGIFLIRSEDTDLARSSAHWEDAILDSIEWLGLSWQEGLRVGGENGPYRQTERLDIYQRYLDRLFAEGHCYKCFCTEEEIEKERQIAYAKGETPKYSGKCRNLTPEEISELERQGRKFVIRFKVPQGKIITVDDKVRGLVHFESDGIGDFVIVKSDGIPTYNFAVVIDDITMGVTHVIRGDEHLSNTPRQILIYEALNAPLPVFGHVSIILNEQKKKMSKRDGDTSIDQYREKGYLPEAMINFLALLGWAPEGEQEFFTIDELVKEFSLERVSKNPAVFNLEKLRWMNSVYIKKMDIKELTNRVKPFLKEQIPNIDEYDPSWLEFVVETYREKMIVLSDIVPLTADIFHDDIDFEDEKCREILREDTVDSVINLFKEKIIQTEELTYEKVEEILKSLTKELGLGGKKVFMPLRVALTGKTHGSELYSLIPILGKERVIKRVDYMMAKR
- the ispF gene encoding 2-C-methyl-D-erythritol 2,4-cyclodiphosphate synthase; the protein is MKVGLGFDVHKLVDNRKLIIGGVEIPYDKGLEGHSDADVLVHAIMDSLLGPANLGDIGKIFPDTNEEFKGISSLILLEKVKSLLEERGYSIINIDCVIMAEKPKMAPYIKKMQQKIASILKIDEEAITIKATTTEKLGFVGRQEGIAAQAISLIKLNNNKNMV
- the ispD gene encoding 2-C-methyl-D-erythritol 4-phosphate cytidylyltransferase, whose protein sequence is MKNIALIVAAGSGNRMGTNIKKQYLKLAGQPMLARTVLLFEKSKNIDEIIIVIPQGDEQFVKKEILKDITFTKPIRLVDGGSNRGESVYNGLKTLQNNGKDIVLIHDGARPFIHESLIERLIKFLRENPKEIGVIPVIKVKDTIKIVKEDTVIKTPPRTDLYAAQTPQCFYVSKLLPIFKKVEKELNRFTDESSLVEAFGYKVKTVIGDEFNIKITTPQDLIIGEFLLKEGLV